One Augochlora pura isolate Apur16 chromosome 10, APUR_v2.2.1, whole genome shotgun sequence DNA window includes the following coding sequences:
- the Teh3 gene encoding tipE homolog 3 phospholipid transfer protein — protein sequence MPKQVPVENLVIPPQDGRICGTICICQMTAVLSSVALVYLTVAIYMPSTRAFKSGISEVPVMCTTIRAVNADNCDWGSCGEWCLSKTSGPCVQIHVNLRRNGSTILLANCTNTTNKTCYGIDQENAKKSKCIADECRNLTGTFNCSSGVCINITDAFECIFHDTDPPMKCSGRRGKITCIDIDGLFNCNRGTCERIRTPYNCDRRCVDIPTRNKNMILLSGDKVYLSQCERAIDVETNREIWHEDRGDVMMASCYGIFNSTLGVEAVDCINGSVLEKDLLTDLTNFTYLSYLNLYATKPLDETRMVAPPEQDLIIANESRLLINLEGCVNTLRDECRDFLHEYGKDGSDHNARARFPCYYGEGNTEVVVSRFNLENTYKEFLVALILPSVLFVVSCLTLIFCQRSVVVGDDARMRFKGTAAALAAKEKSASGNLGDAGGGNSAMAL from the coding sequence CGGTGGCGATCTACATGCCGAGCACCAGGGCGTTCAAGTCCGGCATCAGCGAGGTGCCGGTGATGTGCACGACGATTCGCGCGGTGAACGCGGACAACTGCGACTGGGGCAGCTGCGGCGAGTGGTGCCTTTCGAAAACCTCCGGCCCCTGTGTTCAGATCCATGTTAACCTTCGCAGGAACGGTTCCACGATCCTGCTGGCCAATTGCACGAACACTACCAATAAGACTTGTTACGGTATCGATCAGGAGAACGCGAAGAAATCGAAGTGCATCGCGGACGAGTGCCGGAATCTCACCGGCACGTTCAACTGCTCCAGCGGCGTGTGCATCAATATCACGGACGCGTTCGAGTGCATATTCCACGACACCGACCCACCGATGAAGTGTTCCGGTAGACGCGGCAAGATCACTTGCATAGACATAGACGGTTTGTTCAATTGCAACCGGGGCACCTGCGAGCGCATCCGAACGCCGTACAACTGCGACCGCAGGTGCGTCGATATTCCGACCAGGAACAAGAACATGATACTCCTCAGCGGCGACAAGGTCTATCTGAGTCAGTGCGAGCGGGCCATAGACGTCGAGACCAATCGAGAGATCTGGCACGAGGACCGGGGCGACGTCATGATGGCGTCCTGCTACGGAATATTCAACTCGACCTTGGGCGTCGAGGCCGTCGACTGCATCAACGGCTCCGTTCTCGAGAAAGACCTTCTCACCGACCTGACCAACTTCACGTACCTGTCCTATCTGAATTTGTACGCCACCAAGCCCCTCGACGAGACCAGAATGGTCGCGCCGCCCGAGCAGGACCTGATCATCGCCAACGAGAGTCGGCTGCTCATCAACCTCGAGGGCTGCGTCAACACTCTCCGCGACGAGTGCCGGGATTTCCTTCACGAATACGGGAAGGACGGGTCCGACCATAACGCCCGCGCCAGATTCCCTTGTTACTACGGCGAGGGGAACACCGAGGTGGTCGTGTCCCGGTTCAACCTCGAGAACACCTACAAGGAGTTCCTCGTCGCCCTGATCCTGCCTAGCGTTCTCTTCGTAGTTAGTTGCTTGACGTTGATCTTTTGTCAAAGGAGCGTGGTGGTAGGCGACGACGCTAGGATGAGATTCAAGGGCACGGCCGCCGCGCTCGCGGCGAAAGAGAAGAGCGCTTCGGGTAACCTAGGGGATGCTGGCGGAGGAAACTCCGCTATGGCGCTCTGA